One Ostrea edulis chromosome 2, xbOstEdul1.1, whole genome shotgun sequence genomic region harbors:
- the LOC130051875 gene encoding uncharacterized protein LOC130051875 — MAFRREKIATLVILDMECTGLINPGARPRVTELCLLSVQREELMTPLGLPRVCNKLVMCINPNKMIDPEASRVTGLYNDALETQSPLNEDTISSISLFLARLPQPICLIAHNGNGYDFKILNAELKRIMSALPGEIYSADSLEALRALDSEAADKISDSAGNINNGTNTGTPIGQNIPEVPEQVIDVKGRVRQIKRKCEADFDRVPIQAKSVRKRLFDSAGKGDEVKNEDPLDLTGRKSVGSSLKMSADVVSKRSTCDVESVKKRLSFDEDDDEDDECDEENKDIDMLDLDENQKKTEDVDGSLPDMDFLQAVEHVENAKGNFTAKSESCASLNCATPVCHTKVSDCVTPKEKTVSVLANCEGLCTPETPSTNSQQTMSTPQKDQCLTPKKGQVLTPQSEQCLTPVTGLVRSTAAFQLNTPVSRSNGDSINNLKKKAVPNGIACRSLFRSAANNSSSRCRPGTSPVSHFPKRFSYKLGDVYKRMFGQDPYNLHSAETDCVTLMKIVKQRSPAFIQWVDEHAVLLSSIEHAY; from the exons ATGGCTTTTCGTAGGGAGAAAATCGCTACCCTGGTGATCCTTGATATGGAATGCACTGGGCTGATTAACCCTGGGGCTAGACCAAGGGTGACAGAACTTTGTCTACTATCAGTACAGAGGGAGGAACTCATGACGCCCTTGGGGCTACCCCGAGTTTGTAATAAGCTGGTGATGTGCATCAACCCCAACAAGATGATTGACCCTGAGGCTAGCAGAGTGACAG GTTTATATAATGATGCATTGGAGACTCAATCCCCATTGAACGAGGACACTATTTCCTCCATATCGCTGTTTCTCGCGAGACTTCCTCAACCAATATGCTTGATAGCCCACAACGGAAATGGATATGACTTCAAAATTCTGAATGCAGAGCTAAAAAGAATTATGAGCGCATTGCCAGGTGAGATTTACTCTGCAGATTCATTGGAGGCTCTTCGTGCACTGGATTCAGAAGCTGCAGATAAAATATCAGATTCAGCAGGAAATATCAACAATGGCACCAATACAGGGACCCCCATTGGCCAGAACATCCCAGAGGTGCCTGAGCAAGTGATTGATGTTAAAGGTCGTGTGAGGCAAATTAAACGCAAATGTGAGGCAGATTTTGACAGAGTTCCAATACAGGCAAAATCTGTCCGAAAAAGACTATTTGACTCGGCAGGAAAGGGAGACGAGGTAAAAAATGAGGATCCACTTGATTTGACAGGACGAAAGTCTGTAGGATCAAGCTTGAAAATGTCAGCAGATGTTGTAAGCAAGAGAAGTACTTGTGATGTAGAGTCAGTCAAAAAACGGCTGAGTTTCGATGAAGATGATGATGAGGATGATGAGTGTGATGAAGAAAATAAAGATATAGACATGTTAGACTTGGATGAAAATCAGAAAAAAACTGAAGATGTTGATGGCAGTTTGCCTGATATGGACTTTTTACAAGCAGTGGAGCATGTAGAAAACGCCAAAGGGAATTTCACTGCAAAATCAGAATCTTGTGCCTCTTTAAATTGTGCAACCCCAGTATGTCATACTAAAGTTTCAGATTGTGTGACTCCAAAAGAAAAAACAGTGAGTGTTTTAGCAAACTGTGAGGGTCTGTGCACTCCAGAGACCCCCTCAACAAACAGCCAACAGACCATGTCTACCCCACAAAAAGATCAGTGCCTTACCCCAAAGAAAGGCCAAGTTCTCACCCCTCAATCAGAGCAATGTCTCACCCCAGTTACAGGCCTAGTACGCTCAACAGCAGCCTTTCAACTCAACACTCCAGTCAGCAGAAGTAATGGAGATTCTATTAACAACTTGAAAAAGAAAGCCGTCCCTAATGGAATAGCTTGTCGTTCACTCTTTAGATCTGCTGCTAATAATTCGTCATCAAGATGCAGACCAGGGACATCTCCTGTTTCTCATTTCCCCAAAAGGTTCTCTTACAAACTTGGTGATGTATACAAAAGAATGTTTGGACAAGACCCTTATAACTTGCATAGTGCGGAAACAGACTGTGTCACTCTGATGAAGATCGTCAAACAGCGGTCTCCTGCTTTTATCCAGTGGGTTGACGAGCATGCTGTTTTGTTATCCTCTATAGAACATGCATATTGA